One part of the Algibacter sp. L1A34 genome encodes these proteins:
- the pfkA gene encoding 6-phosphofructokinase has product MPNKIKKIGVFTSGGDAPGMNAAIRSVVRSCAYHNIECFGIYRGYEGLMEGDFEPMDARSVKGIINKGGTILKSARSKEFRTKEGRQKAFDQLNKAGIDALVAIGGDGTFTGALVFNEEFGFPVMGIPGTIDNDIVGTSHTLGFDTAQNTVVEAIDKIRDTASSHNRLFFIEVMGRDVGHIALNTGIAGGAEEILIPEEDLGLERLVESLKRSRKTGKTSSIVVVAEGDKIGKNIFELKDYVDENMEGYDVRVSVLGHMQRGGSPSCFDRVLASRMGVKAVDSLLEGKSSYMVGLINNSMELTPLDNAIKGKTKINLELLRVSDIMST; this is encoded by the coding sequence ATGCCAAATAAAATAAAAAAAATTGGAGTGTTTACATCAGGAGGAGATGCTCCTGGTATGAATGCCGCCATCCGATCTGTAGTAAGGTCTTGTGCTTACCATAATATAGAATGTTTTGGGATATATAGAGGTTACGAAGGTTTAATGGAAGGTGATTTCGAACCAATGGATGCCCGTAGCGTTAAAGGTATTATCAATAAAGGAGGGACGATTTTAAAATCTGCACGTTCAAAAGAATTTAGAACTAAAGAAGGCCGTCAAAAAGCCTTCGATCAATTAAACAAAGCAGGAATTGATGCTTTAGTGGCTATTGGTGGTGATGGTACATTTACTGGAGCATTGGTTTTTAACGAAGAGTTTGGTTTTCCTGTAATGGGGATTCCGGGAACTATCGATAATGATATTGTTGGAACATCACATACTTTAGGTTTTGATACGGCTCAAAACACAGTAGTAGAGGCTATTGATAAAATTAGAGATACTGCAAGTTCACATAACCGTTTATTTTTTATTGAGGTTATGGGACGTGATGTTGGGCATATTGCTTTAAATACTGGAATTGCTGGTGGTGCCGAAGAAATTTTAATTCCTGAAGAAGATTTAGGATTAGAGCGTTTGGTAGAATCTTTAAAGCGTAGTAGAAAAACAGGTAAAACATCTAGTATTGTTGTTGTAGCTGAAGGTGATAAAATAGGTAAAAATATTTTTGAACTTAAGGATTATGTTGACGAAAACATGGAAGGTTACGATGTTAGAGTATCTGTGTTAGGACATATGCAACGTGGCGGGTCACCATCATGTTTCGACCGTGTTTTAGCAAGTAGAATGGGCGTTAAAGCTGTAGATTCTCTATTAGAAGGTAAATCTAGTTATATGGTAGGTTTAATTAATAATAGTATGGAGCTTACACCATTGGATAATGCCATAAAAGGAAAAACAAAAATAAATTTAGAATTATTGCGTGTCTCAGATATCATGAGCACTTAA
- the gap gene encoding type I glyceraldehyde-3-phosphate dehydrogenase, with product MSKLKIGINGFGRIGRIAFRVAASRSNDIEVVGINDLLDVDHLAYLLKFDSVHGQFDGTIETKDGNLIVNGNTIRVTAERNPEDLKWDAVGADVVLDCTGIFTSLEGAQKHITAGAKKVAISAPSADAPMFVMGVNHKQITAANTIVSNASCTTNCLAPLAKVINDKFGIAEGLMTTVHAATATQSTVDGVSRKDYRLGRASLNNIVPASTGAAKAVGKVIPELNGKLTGMAFRIPTVDVSVVDLTCRLERPAPWAEVKAALKEASEGELAGVLGYTEEGVVSQDFVSEPKTSTFDANASMALNDGFVKLISWYDNEFGYSTKLIDLAQYIGAVK from the coding sequence ATGTCAAAATTAAAAATTGGAATTAACGGATTTGGTAGAATAGGTAGAATTGCTTTTAGAGTAGCAGCTTCTAGATCTAATGATATTGAAGTAGTAGGAATTAATGATCTATTAGATGTAGATCATTTAGCTTACTTATTAAAATTTGATTCTGTTCACGGACAGTTCGATGGTACTATCGAAACTAAAGATGGTAACTTAATAGTAAACGGTAATACTATTAGAGTAACTGCAGAACGTAACCCAGAAGATTTAAAATGGGATGCTGTTGGAGCAGACGTTGTTTTAGATTGTACTGGTATCTTCACTTCTTTAGAAGGTGCACAAAAACACATTACAGCTGGAGCTAAGAAAGTTGCAATTTCTGCACCATCTGCAGATGCACCAATGTTTGTTATGGGTGTAAACCACAAACAAATTACTGCTGCAAATACAATTGTATCTAATGCTTCTTGTACTACTAACTGTTTAGCGCCATTAGCTAAAGTAATTAACGATAAATTCGGAATTGCTGAAGGTTTAATGACAACTGTTCACGCTGCAACTGCTACACAATCTACTGTTGATGGTGTATCTAGAAAAGATTACAGATTAGGTCGTGCTTCTTTAAACAACATTGTACCAGCTTCAACTGGAGCTGCTAAAGCTGTTGGAAAAGTAATTCCTGAATTAAACGGAAAATTAACTGGTATGGCTTTTAGAATCCCTACTGTAGATGTATCTGTTGTAGATTTAACTTGTCGTTTAGAGCGTCCAGCTCCATGGGCTGAAGTTAAAGCTGCTTTAAAAGAAGCTTCTGAAGGTGAATTAGCTGGTGTATTAGGATATACTGAAGAAGGTGTAGTTTCTCAAGATTTCGTATCTGAACCAAAAACTAGTACATTCGATGCTAACGCAAGTATGGCATTAAATGATGGTTTTGTAAAATTAATTTCTTGGTATGATAATGAGTTTGGTTACTCAACTAAATTAATTGATTTAGCTCAATATATTGGTGCTGTAAAATAA
- a CDS encoding N-acetylglucosamine kinase, producing MILIVDSGSTKSDWLAVDKDGNRLMDKIRTKGLNPAILSEKKLNKLIKKSKELKSNAEKVTHVFFYGAGCGTDNAKDLLNTVLKDIFSNAHVEVNEDTLAAVYATINNPKEAAVVCIMGTGSNCSYYDGEILHQRVISLGYTLMDDASGNYYGKQLIRDYYFGQMPENVRIAFGAKFNMEADFIKYNLYKQPSPNAYLAGFAEFMFLHKDSEYTINLIKDGIRLFAKNMIFQFKEELKTVPVHFAGSIAFFAQKEIKEVGEEMGFIVGNFERRPIDGLVPFHTKNL from the coding sequence ATGATTTTAATTGTAGATAGTGGTTCTACTAAGTCCGATTGGCTTGCTGTAGATAAAGATGGAAATAGATTAATGGATAAAATCCGTACTAAAGGATTAAATCCAGCCATTTTAAGTGAGAAAAAGCTTAATAAATTAATTAAAAAAAGTAAAGAATTAAAATCGAATGCAGAAAAAGTGACACACGTGTTTTTTTATGGCGCTGGTTGTGGTACGGATAATGCAAAAGATTTATTAAATACCGTTTTAAAAGATATTTTTTCTAATGCGCATGTTGAAGTTAATGAGGATACCTTGGCTGCCGTTTACGCTACTATTAACAATCCAAAAGAAGCTGCTGTAGTTTGTATTATGGGTACAGGTTCTAACTGTAGTTATTATGATGGCGAAATATTGCACCAACGTGTTATATCACTTGGCTACACATTAATGGACGATGCTTCAGGAAATTATTATGGTAAGCAGTTAATTAGAGATTATTACTTTGGCCAAATGCCAGAAAATGTTAGAATAGCCTTTGGTGCTAAGTTTAATATGGAGGCCGATTTTATTAAATACAACTTATACAAGCAACCAAGTCCTAATGCTTATTTAGCAGGATTTGCTGAATTTATGTTCTTACACAAAGATTCAGAATATACCATTAACTTAATTAAAGATGGTATTCGTTTGTTTGCAAAAAACATGATTTTTCAGTTTAAGGAAGAGTTAAAAACAGTTCCCGTACATTTTGCTGGATCTATAGCCTTTTTTGCGCAAAAAGAAATTAAAGAAGTTGGTGAAGAAATGGGCTTTATAGTTGGAAATTTTGAACGTAGACCTATTGATGGTCTAGTGCCTTTCCATACCAAAAATCTATAA
- a CDS encoding ATP-binding cassette domain-containing protein, translating into MQKHLAIYISNSFDKESLIKTIFLGELIPSFSSLNGALFSEIVLNKFIDEEIRHGKMNVATETKNSLLHSSEGERKKALLDHIISGKPDYLVIDNVFGNLDVATQSQIEKQLTVLSETTSIVQIANRKLDILPFIKNIYQIKDDILVEFSNTESKTESFHFIEALPSVEYHEPTKILNPLVKFNNVSINYRERAILNSISWEIKSGEFWQLMGPNGSGKSTMLSMIFGDNPKAYGQDITLFGVKKGSGESIWDIKQKIGYFSSEMLRGFTRRDTIGNMIVSGFFDTVGLYKTPTNAQIKIAQHWLRVLNMFDIRKQCFLSLSRGHQRLVLIARAMVKNPPLLILDEPTNGLDDNDAALFCELINKIALETNTAILYVSHRKEANLNPEFVYELVPNENGSIGSILT; encoded by the coding sequence TTGCAAAAACATTTAGCAATTTATATATCTAATAGTTTTGATAAGGAAAGCCTTATCAAAACTATTTTTTTAGGAGAACTTATCCCTAGTTTTTCTAGTTTAAACGGTGCACTTTTTTCTGAAATAGTTTTAAATAAATTCATAGATGAAGAAATCCGTCACGGTAAAATGAATGTCGCGACCGAAACAAAAAATAGTTTACTTCATTCTTCAGAAGGTGAACGAAAAAAAGCGCTTTTAGATCATATAATTTCCGGAAAACCAGATTATTTAGTCATCGATAATGTTTTTGGTAATTTAGATGTGGCTACCCAATCGCAAATCGAAAAGCAGCTTACGGTTTTAAGTGAAACAACTTCAATTGTTCAAATAGCAAATCGAAAATTAGATATCCTTCCTTTTATAAAAAACATATATCAGATAAAAGACGATATACTTGTTGAGTTTTCAAATACTGAAAGTAAAACAGAATCTTTTCATTTTATTGAAGCCTTACCGTCTGTAGAGTATCATGAACCAACTAAAATTTTAAACCCTTTAGTAAAGTTTAATAACGTATCTATTAATTATCGTGAGCGTGCCATTTTAAATTCCATTTCATGGGAAATTAAATCGGGAGAGTTTTGGCAATTAATGGGGCCAAACGGATCAGGTAAAAGCACCATGTTAAGCATGATTTTTGGTGATAATCCAAAAGCTTACGGTCAAGATATTACATTATTTGGAGTTAAAAAGGGGAGTGGAGAAAGTATTTGGGACATAAAACAAAAAATCGGATATTTTTCTTCGGAAATGCTTCGCGGTTTCACTCGTCGAGATACTATTGGAAACATGATTGTATCAGGTTTTTTTGATACGGTTGGTTTGTATAAAACACCAACGAACGCGCAAATTAAAATTGCCCAACATTGGTTACGGGTTTTAAATATGTTTGATATTAGAAAGCAATGCTTTTTATCGCTTTCACGTGGTCATCAACGTTTGGTATTGATAGCGAGAGCCATGGTTAAGAATCCACCATTACTTATCTTAGACGAACCTACCAACGGTCTTGATGATAACGATGCCGCTTTATTTTGCGAATTAATAAATAAAATAGCTTTAGAAACAAATACAGCTATTTTATATGTTTCCCATAGAAAAGAGGCTAATTTAAATCCTGAATTTGTTTATGAGTTAGTTCCAAACGAAAACGGTTCTATTGGAAGTATACTAACTTAG
- a CDS encoding transglutaminase N-terminal domain-containing protein: MVFQLSHTTIYKYGNGVTFCHNIATLKPLDFLGQSILSYELEISPKPTEISERIDFFGNTITRFSIQQYHEELKVVAKTKVLRDSSLAPDIYKSTAGMAITLEEAKKEMKSISSEILEVKQFLLESILIAKITKNIKDYALVSFKPKRPIFESALELMQRIYIDFEFDATATNVATPIQEVMENKKGVCQDFAQIAIACVRSIGLSARYVSGYIETLPPPGKEKLIGTDASHAWFSVYIPKFGWVDFDPTNNQIPKNQHIIVAYGRDYYDVPPLKGVIYSSGENKMKVEVDIRPAV, encoded by the coding sequence ATGGTTTTTCAATTATCACATACAACAATATACAAATATGGCAATGGTGTTACATTTTGCCATAATATAGCGACTCTAAAACCCCTTGATTTTTTAGGACAAAGCATTTTAAGTTATGAATTGGAAATAAGCCCAAAACCGACTGAAATTTCAGAACGTATCGATTTCTTCGGAAATACTATCACTCGCTTTTCTATTCAGCAATACCATGAAGAATTAAAAGTTGTCGCAAAAACTAAGGTGTTAAGAGATTCTAGTCTAGCACCAGATATTTACAAATCGACTGCTGGAATGGCGATAACTCTCGAAGAAGCTAAAAAAGAGATGAAATCTATTTCCTCAGAAATTTTAGAAGTAAAACAATTTTTACTTGAATCGATTTTAATTGCTAAAATAACAAAAAATATAAAAGATTATGCTTTGGTTTCTTTCAAACCGAAACGCCCCATTTTTGAATCGGCTTTAGAGCTCATGCAACGCATTTATATCGATTTCGAGTTTGATGCAACCGCTACAAATGTAGCAACACCAATTCAGGAAGTTATGGAGAATAAAAAAGGAGTGTGTCAAGATTTTGCTCAAATCGCTATTGCCTGCGTTAGATCTATAGGTTTGTCTGCACGCTATGTAAGTGGTTATATAGAAACTTTACCACCTCCTGGAAAAGAGAAACTTATTGGTACAGATGCTTCTCACGCATGGTTTTCAGTGTATATTCCTAAATTTGGATGGGTAGATTTTGATCCAACTAATAATCAAATACCAAAAAACCAACACATTATTGTGGCTTACGGACGCGATTATTATGATGTTCCTCCTTTAAAAGGAGTTATTTATAGTTCAGGTGAAAACAAAATGAAAGTTGAAGTAGATATTAGACCTGCTGTGTAA
- a CDS encoding circularly permuted type 2 ATP-grasp protein: MTIDSNTLFQNYFTDHKNYDEVLKSNNKINPNWDNLLSNLTKAGPEELISRQKEINWLMDENGVTYNVYNDPKGLHRAWDLSVIPFLIHDKEWQTIEKGLIQRAELLNLILKDIYGKRELIKNGIVPQEVLFAHRGFLRQCDQIQYNTSKNLLIHATDLARGPDGRMWVVNDRTEAPSGLGYALENRFALNKAAPNLFSGINVKQPSGFFQDYNQMLIDAAPKNVANPNIVILTSGPHNETYFEHAYMSSFLGYSLVKGNDLVVRNGKVWMKSLKELKQVHVILRRVDDAYMDPLELREDSYLGIAGILDVIRQKNVSIVNPIGSGVLENSGLIPFMNAISKYFLKEELLLPQIASWWCGQEKERDHVFKNIEKYVVKRIDRSNRESIYFCEFLDEAELNKLKEEILANPYRFVAQDKIKFSTAPDFIKDKLEPRKIMCRTFAIAKKDSYSIMPGGLVRVASEREDLRVSNQRGGVSKDFWIVTDKVQNHFHNYAWDNTFRNQVSDMNDLPSHTAENLFWSGRYLGRTLITSRLLRMCLNKMQSSQFDKSKDPSESLKIIFEAVTNITSTLPGFVGKGKEEVLKNPLKELNSLILDNFKMGSLAQTLGSFNNSYYTLRNLWSKDMWRVFDGIKKLWNKYDKTKEYSVSSLLKLLDSTTTRLIAFMGLIEESILVDQGLLLYFIGLQTEQASLTIEKCRSLIVAKYDEDLEYEMLEALLSSHESLNIYRYSYRSYLSVENVIKLVLLNDKYSRSLTYQLSRILKDIGKLPLPKGITDNSKCYNLIKEANQLISNSKIEQLLELDEHGAIRGNLDDLLSELSELLHQTSLSISDTYFNHSYQQTQLVNQNFPLQ; encoded by the coding sequence ATGACCATAGATTCGAATACACTATTTCAGAATTATTTTACCGATCATAAAAATTATGATGAAGTATTGAAATCTAATAATAAAATTAATCCTAATTGGGATAATTTACTATCAAATTTAACAAAAGCAGGTCCTGAAGAATTAATTTCCAGACAAAAGGAAATTAATTGGTTAATGGACGAGAATGGAGTAACTTACAATGTTTATAATGATCCCAAGGGCTTACATCGCGCTTGGGATTTAAGTGTTATTCCCTTTTTAATTCATGATAAAGAATGGCAAACCATTGAAAAAGGTTTAATACAACGTGCCGAGCTACTTAATTTAATTTTAAAAGATATCTATGGTAAACGTGAACTTATAAAAAATGGTATTGTTCCTCAAGAAGTTTTATTTGCCCATCGTGGATTTTTACGTCAATGCGATCAAATACAATACAATACTTCTAAAAATTTATTAATTCATGCTACCGATTTAGCACGTGGTCCAGACGGACGTATGTGGGTCGTGAACGACCGTACAGAAGCACCTTCTGGCTTAGGTTATGCCTTAGAAAATAGGTTTGCTCTTAATAAGGCGGCTCCTAATTTATTTAGCGGAATTAATGTAAAACAACCAAGTGGTTTTTTTCAAGATTATAACCAAATGCTCATTGATGCAGCACCTAAAAATGTTGCGAATCCAAACATTGTTATACTAACATCTGGCCCCCATAATGAAACCTATTTCGAACATGCCTACATGTCGTCTTTTCTAGGGTATTCTCTAGTGAAAGGGAACGATTTAGTGGTTAGAAATGGAAAAGTTTGGATGAAATCTTTAAAGGAATTAAAGCAAGTTCATGTTATTTTAAGACGTGTAGACGATGCTTATATGGATCCTTTAGAACTTCGTGAAGATTCTTATTTAGGAATTGCAGGAATTCTAGATGTTATTAGACAGAAAAACGTAAGTATTGTAAACCCAATAGGTAGCGGTGTTTTAGAGAACTCAGGACTTATTCCTTTTATGAATGCTATTTCTAAGTATTTTTTAAAGGAAGAATTATTACTTCCACAAATTGCCTCTTGGTGGTGTGGACAGGAAAAAGAACGAGATCATGTATTCAAAAATATAGAAAAGTACGTTGTAAAACGTATTGATCGATCCAATAGAGAAAGCATATATTTCTGTGAATTTTTAGATGAAGCCGAACTAAACAAATTAAAAGAAGAAATATTAGCAAATCCATATCGATTTGTAGCTCAAGATAAAATAAAATTTTCTACCGCTCCAGATTTCATAAAAGATAAATTAGAGCCAAGAAAAATTATGTGTAGAACCTTTGCTATCGCTAAAAAAGACAGCTATAGTATTATGCCTGGTGGTTTGGTTCGTGTAGCATCAGAACGCGAAGATTTAAGAGTATCCAACCAAAGAGGCGGCGTTAGTAAAGATTTTTGGATTGTTACAGATAAAGTTCAAAACCACTTCCATAATTATGCGTGGGATAACACGTTTAGAAATCAGGTTTCGGACATGAACGATTTACCTAGCCATACGGCCGAAAATTTATTTTGGTCTGGTAGATATCTTGGTCGTACATTAATTACCTCTCGCCTACTGCGAATGTGTTTAAATAAAATGCAAAGTTCGCAATTTGATAAAAGTAAAGATCCATCAGAGAGTTTAAAAATAATTTTTGAAGCCGTAACAAATATAACATCTACATTACCAGGTTTTGTTGGGAAAGGGAAAGAAGAGGTATTAAAAAATCCTTTAAAAGAACTCAACTCACTTATTCTTGATAATTTTAAAATGGGCTCTTTAGCGCAAACTTTAGGTAGTTTTAACAATAGTTATTACACTCTAAGAAACCTATGGTCTAAAGACATGTGGCGTGTATTCGATGGTATAAAAAAATTATGGAATAAGTATGATAAAACTAAAGAATATTCTGTTTCTTCATTACTAAAATTACTAGATAGTACAACAACGAGACTTATAGCTTTTATGGGTTTAATTGAAGAAAGCATTTTAGTAGATCAAGGATTATTGCTTTATTTTATTGGTTTACAAACCGAACAAGCAAGTTTAACTATTGAAAAATGCCGCTCGCTAATTGTTGCAAAATACGATGAAGATTTAGAATATGAAATGCTTGAAGCCTTGCTATCTAGTCACGAAAGTTTAAATATATACCGTTATAGCTACCGATCGTATCTAAGTGTCGAAAATGTAATTAAATTAGTTTTACTTAACGATAAATACAGCCGTTCACTAACCTATCAACTAAGTCGTATTTTAAAAGATATTGGAAAATTACCATTACCAAAAGGTATTACAGACAATTCGAAATGCTATAACCTAATAAAAGAAGCAAACCAATTAATTTCAAATTCAAAAATAGAACAGCTTTTGGAGTTAGATGAACATGGTGCTATTAGAGGTAATTTAGATGATTTATTATCCGAACTAAGCGAATTATTACACCAAACATCCTTATCTATTTCAGATACATATTTTAATCATTCCTATCAACAAACTCAATTGGTTAATCAAAACTTCCCGCTACAATAA
- a CDS encoding DUF2126 domain-containing protein, whose product MALKIVISHKTKYKYDRAVNLSPHIFRLRPAPHSRTPIEAYSIKIKPDNQFFNWQQDAFGNYLARLIFPDKTTELSVEVEIIADLKTINPFDFFVEESAEEYPFTYSDTIKKELLPYLEITDDGPLIHEFIKTIDYTPRKTIYFLIDINQKIYEYLSYNIRLDPGVQSCEESLLQRNGSCRDYAWLFVQILRHLGFGARFVSGYLVQLKSDEKSLDGPSGPEEDFTDLHAWAEVYLPGAGWIGFDATSGLLAGEGHIPLACTPSFESAAPVSGMTDVCETVFEFENSVKRIFESPRVTKPYTDKQWNDIYKLGFKVEKELEKGDVRLTMGGEPTFVSIDDMESPEWNTDADGPHKRQLADDLTKRLFNKFAKGGFLHRAQGKWYPGEPLPRWGTEMCWRKDGRVIWHNEKLLSTFADNKIVPENADKLFLDTLTQYLGITDKTIMPAFEDAFYFLWEEGNLPTDIDPRTDKDGSLIQKKLGEILEQGTSKVVGYLLPLNNSFGNWLTCDWEFRRNHLFLTPGNSPVGLRLPLSSLIHKSEYEEFPKFEPDQFTKRGRFPSYKKVATNRYASFVNGEIESPTTNYFIRTALCAEVRDQKLYLFLPPLDCAEYYLDLLSSIEATARTLNIPVILEGYAAPKDNRLESLKITPDPGVIEINVHPAKNWDELTKNTFTLYEEAKKSRLGTEKFMLDGKHTGTGGGNHVTLGGVSPADSPLLRKPSLLRSLLTFWQHHPGLSYLFSGSFIGATSQAPRIDEARMENLYELEIAFSQIPKDGEVPFWLTDRLFRHLLTDLTGNTHRAEFCIDKLYSPDSSSGRLGILELRAFDMPPHPQMSLMQNLLVRTLVAWFWKKPYEHDLVRWGTELHDKFLIEHFVREDIKDIVTSLNRAGYRFKEEWFNPFFEFRFPLHGMVTINNIHIELRAAIEPWNVLGEEMTGGGTARYVDSSLERIQIKVCNFTEERYVVTCNGVKVNLKATAVKGELVAGIRYKAWDPYSALHPTIGVDTPLVFDIVDTWNKRSIGGCTYFVSHPGGRSYDTYPVNSYEAESRRISRFWESGHTQGEINPVQETIIDDASSNTTVQKKGSSKKFHYKELPINYEFPNTTDLRKK is encoded by the coding sequence ATGGCGTTAAAAATTGTAATCTCACACAAAACAAAGTATAAATATGATAGAGCTGTAAATCTATCACCACATATTTTTAGATTACGTCCTGCTCCACACAGTAGAACTCCAATTGAGGCTTATTCAATAAAAATAAAACCTGATAATCAGTTTTTTAACTGGCAACAAGATGCCTTTGGAAATTATTTAGCGAGATTAATTTTTCCTGATAAAACAACGGAATTATCTGTTGAAGTAGAAATTATTGCTGATTTAAAAACTATAAATCCATTCGACTTTTTTGTTGAAGAATCTGCGGAAGAATATCCTTTTACATATTCTGACACCATTAAAAAGGAACTTCTACCCTATTTAGAAATCACAGATGATGGCCCACTTATTCACGAATTCATTAAAACAATAGATTATACGCCAAGAAAAACAATCTATTTTTTAATTGATATCAATCAAAAAATATATGAATATCTAAGCTACAACATCAGGCTTGACCCAGGTGTTCAATCTTGTGAAGAATCACTTCTGCAAAGAAATGGATCTTGCCGTGATTACGCTTGGTTATTTGTTCAAATTCTAAGACATTTAGGTTTTGGTGCACGGTTTGTTTCGGGATATTTAGTACAATTAAAGTCTGATGAAAAATCGCTTGATGGACCATCTGGACCTGAAGAAGATTTTACCGATTTACATGCTTGGGCTGAAGTTTATTTACCTGGTGCTGGATGGATTGGTTTCGATGCTACATCGGGATTATTAGCTGGTGAAGGGCATATTCCATTAGCGTGTACACCTTCTTTTGAAAGTGCTGCACCAGTTTCTGGAATGACGGATGTTTGTGAAACTGTTTTTGAGTTTGAAAACTCTGTAAAACGTATTTTCGAATCGCCACGAGTTACAAAGCCATACACAGATAAACAATGGAACGACATTTACAAACTTGGATTTAAAGTTGAAAAAGAACTAGAAAAAGGTGATGTACGTTTAACAATGGGTGGAGAACCTACCTTTGTTTCTATCGACGATATGGAATCTCCAGAATGGAATACAGATGCCGATGGACCACACAAAAGACAACTAGCAGACGACCTTACCAAACGTTTATTTAACAAATTTGCAAAAGGAGGTTTTTTACATCGAGCACAAGGTAAATGGTATCCAGGTGAGCCATTACCACGTTGGGGAACCGAAATGTGTTGGAGAAAAGATGGCCGTGTTATCTGGCATAACGAAAAACTACTTTCAACATTTGCTGACAACAAAATTGTTCCAGAAAATGCCGATAAATTATTTTTAGACACTTTAACTCAGTATTTAGGTATAACAGATAAGACTATTATGCCGGCTTTTGAAGATGCTTTTTACTTTCTTTGGGAAGAAGGCAATTTACCTACAGATATTGATCCAAGAACAGATAAAGATGGCTCATTAATTCAAAAGAAATTAGGTGAAATTTTAGAGCAAGGTACCTCAAAAGTAGTTGGCTACTTATTACCGCTAAATAATAGCTTTGGTAATTGGCTTACCTGCGATTGGGAATTTAGACGAAACCATTTGTTTTTAACGCCGGGTAATTCACCTGTTGGTTTAAGATTACCATTATCATCACTTATTCATAAATCAGAATACGAAGAATTTCCAAAGTTCGAACCAGATCAATTTACCAAACGTGGTAGATTCCCGAGTTATAAAAAAGTTGCAACTAACAGGTATGCATCATTTGTTAATGGAGAAATAGAGAGCCCAACAACCAATTATTTTATTAGAACTGCACTTTGTGCTGAAGTTAGAGACCAAAAACTCTATTTATTTTTACCACCTCTAGATTGTGCGGAATATTATTTGGATTTGCTTTCTTCTATTGAAGCTACAGCGAGAACATTAAATATTCCTGTAATATTAGAAGGTTACGCAGCACCAAAAGACAACCGATTAGAATCGTTAAAAATAACACCAGATCCAGGTGTTATTGAAATTAATGTACATCCTGCTAAAAACTGGGACGAGCTTACCAAAAATACGTTTACATTATATGAAGAAGCTAAAAAATCTCGTCTTGGTACCGAAAAGTTTATGCTCGACGGTAAGCACACAGGTACAGGAGGGGGAAATCACGTAACATTAGGAGGTGTTTCGCCTGCCGACAGTCCATTATTACGTAAACCAAGTTTATTACGAAGTTTACTTACGTTTTGGCAACATCACCCGGGTTTATCTTACTTATTTTCAGGCTCTTTTATTGGTGCAACAAGTCAAGCTCCAAGAATAGACGAAGCACGTATGGAAAACCTATACGAACTTGAAATAGCCTTTAGTCAAATACCGAAAGATGGTGAAGTTCCGTTTTGGTTAACCGATAGATTGTTCAGACATTTATTAACAGATTTAACAGGAAACACACATCGTGCAGAGTTTTGTATCGATAAATTATATTCACCAGATTCGTCATCAGGACGTCTGGGTATTTTAGAGCTTCGTGCTTTCGATATGCCACCACATCCACAAATGAGTTTAATGCAAAACTTATTAGTGCGGACCTTAGTAGCTTGGTTTTGGAAAAAACCATACGAGCACGATTTAGTACGTTGGGGAACCGAATTGCACGATAAATTTCTAATTGAACATTTTGTTAGGGAAGACATTAAAGATATTGTAACTTCATTAAACAGAGCTGGATATAGATTTAAAGAAGAATGGTTTAATCCGTTTTTTGAATTTAGATTTCCTTTACATGGCATGGTTACCATTAATAATATTCATATTGAACTTAGAGCAGCTATAGAACCATGGAATGTTTTAGGTGAAGAAATGACAGGTGGCGGAACAGCTAGATATGTCGATTCTTCTTTGGAACGAATCCAAATTAAAGTCTGTAACTTCACAGAAGAAAGATATGTTGTAACTTGCAACGGTGTTAAAGTAAACTTAAAAGCTACCGCTGTAAAAGGGGAACTTGTTGCTGGTATTCGTTACAAAGCATGGGATCCTTATTCCGCATTACACCCAACAATTGGAGTAGATACACCGTTAGTTTTCGACATTGTAGATACTTGGAACAAACGTTCTATTGGTGGTTGTACTTATTTTGTATCTCATCCTGGAGGACGTTCTTATGATACGTACCCTGTAAACAGTTACGAAGCAGAATCTAGACGAATTAGTCGTTTTTGGGAATCGGGACATACACAAGGAGAAATTAATCCTGTGCAAGAAACGATAATCGATGATGCTTCTTCTAATACAACAGTACAAAAGAAAGGTAGCTCCAAAAAGTTTCATTACAAGGAATTACCTATAAATTATGAGTTTCCTAACACAACAGATTTAAGAAAAAAGTAA